A stretch of the Leptospira harrisiae genome encodes the following:
- a CDS encoding C1 family peptidase gives MNLKRNWNWLGLCLLLTSAVFGEEFDPSSVRSPGCQPGTFSCGYIPSSKEIQDSIPLKRDFNSFEELPKAIDLSSQMPPVGNQGRQNSCVAWATGYAIKSYLLKNKGQAPEYDPPFAGGKGKFVFSPAFIYNQQNGGEDKGLYYYKTMEFLKSNGAAPWSSMPYSDKDYLTQPSQSSKKEALKYKIKSFSRLNYKNPDEIKRVLAGKNVVMVGMIIDDAFYKLKGSTIYDENGGQSYGGHAMTIVGYDDQKKSKSGKKGAFKLQNSWGTNWGDKGFGWVSYSMLAKVSQETYAIIDEPPTQSTPILNTIPTKKPILPPDEIKVSKGEFDSKIILTWKNQDLAVAYLIQRKDESEFYDLAYSDKPSFIDVNVSLNSTYVYRLVSIGTEEVSDVSFDVEGFTSAEPNPNGSIGQVVGLTGLVYVSGTLPNVDLSWSELDGASGYTIARADSSLKWKNIGTSKTSHFIDPSPKIGESNYYRVSAIVQLKQAGVWSDAAVIDVADQNLLPNQVTHLTATNGDFSNKIILNWNAAPGAKIYYLYRFDERAEPSGQFEISGTTFTDTDQSIQNGDQFLYTIISANDLGYAEPSEVVFGKTDPSLTKRAGGVTLNPPKLLTSNPIGKDKLVTLKWDSVKDSFEYYIYRKHLKGKGKVGKLEFVASVEGKKNSYSETFPGNGGDLFLYTVRSKSEFGAESKDSNFVSIFWNEPKTQVKKRAISLEELPSSFVGTWTSMYWNPKSGPQTVEIEIVGNGQVFSARLKLNDKDVRQFSGTWTPGSQTIKTNGFLFEISKSLEGNSLAQFQSVKDFENGVELSFTKEK, from the coding sequence ATGAATCTAAAACGAAATTGGAATTGGCTAGGACTTTGTTTATTACTGACAAGTGCTGTTTTTGGAGAGGAATTTGATCCAAGTAGTGTTCGTTCGCCTGGGTGTCAGCCGGGAACATTTTCATGTGGATACATTCCTAGTTCCAAAGAAATCCAAGATAGTATTCCTCTTAAAAGAGATTTTAATTCCTTTGAAGAATTACCCAAAGCCATTGATTTGTCTTCACAGATGCCACCTGTCGGAAACCAAGGTAGACAAAATAGTTGTGTAGCATGGGCCACTGGTTATGCGATCAAATCTTATTTGTTAAAAAACAAAGGACAGGCACCAGAATATGATCCTCCATTTGCTGGTGGAAAGGGAAAATTTGTTTTTTCTCCAGCGTTTATTTACAACCAACAAAATGGTGGAGAAGACAAAGGTTTGTACTATTATAAAACTATGGAATTTTTAAAGTCTAATGGAGCTGCTCCTTGGAGTAGTATGCCTTATTCTGATAAAGATTATCTCACGCAACCTTCACAGTCTTCAAAAAAAGAAGCACTTAAATACAAAATTAAATCCTTCTCTAGATTAAATTATAAAAATCCAGATGAGATTAAACGGGTATTAGCTGGTAAGAATGTTGTGATGGTAGGTATGATCATAGATGATGCCTTTTATAAATTAAAAGGATCTACAATTTATGACGAGAATGGTGGCCAAAGTTATGGCGGGCACGCCATGACAATTGTTGGATACGATGATCAAAAAAAATCAAAATCTGGAAAAAAAGGTGCCTTTAAATTACAAAACTCTTGGGGAACCAATTGGGGTGATAAAGGATTCGGTTGGGTTTCTTATTCAATGCTTGCAAAAGTAAGTCAAGAAACCTATGCCATTATCGATGAACCACCAACTCAAAGTACACCAATCCTTAATACGATACCAACAAAAAAACCAATCCTTCCTCCAGATGAAATTAAAGTATCAAAAGGAGAATTTGACTCAAAGATTATTTTAACTTGGAAAAATCAAGATTTAGCCGTTGCTTATTTGATTCAAAGAAAAGATGAATCTGAATTTTATGATCTAGCTTATTCTGATAAACCAAGTTTTATCGATGTAAACGTTTCACTTAACTCTACCTATGTGTATAGACTTGTATCGATAGGTACAGAAGAAGTATCTGACGTATCCTTCGATGTGGAAGGATTTACATCTGCTGAACCAAATCCAAACGGGAGTATCGGTCAAGTCGTAGGTCTTACTGGTTTGGTTTATGTGAGTGGAACCCTACCGAATGTAGATTTAAGTTGGTCTGAATTGGATGGAGCCAGTGGTTATACAATCGCACGTGCAGACTCATCTTTAAAATGGAAAAATATAGGTACAAGTAAAACTTCCCATTTCATTGATCCTTCTCCAAAAATTGGTGAATCAAATTATTATCGAGTGAGTGCCATTGTACAATTAAAACAAGCTGGTGTTTGGAGTGACGCAGCAGTGATTGACGTTGCAGACCAAAATTTATTGCCTAATCAAGTAACTCATTTAACAGCAACAAACGGAGATTTTTCTAATAAAATTATTTTGAATTGGAATGCAGCTCCTGGGGCAAAGATTTATTATTTATATCGATTTGATGAAAGAGCCGAACCTTCCGGCCAGTTTGAAATTTCAGGAACAACATTTACGGATACAGATCAATCCATTCAAAATGGTGACCAATTTTTATATACAATCATTTCTGCAAATGATCTTGGGTATGCGGAACCAAGTGAAGTGGTGTTTGGGAAAACAGATCCTAGTCTAACAAAAAGAGCGGGTGGTGTGACACTAAATCCTCCGAAACTGTTGACATCAAATCCTATTGGTAAAGATAAACTTGTAACTTTGAAGTGGGATTCTGTTAAAGATAGTTTTGAATATTATATTTATCGCAAACACTTAAAAGGAAAAGGGAAAGTTGGAAAACTTGAATTTGTTGCTAGCGTAGAAGGTAAAAAAAATTCCTATAGTGAAACTTTTCCAGGAAACGGAGGTGATTTGTTTTTATATACAGTCCGATCTAAATCGGAATTTGGTGCTGAATCGAAAGATTCCAATTTTGTTTCAATCTTTTGGAATGAACCGAAAACCCAAGTAAAGAAAAGAGCAATTTCATTGGAAGAATTACCTAGTTCCTTTGTAGGAACTTGGACTTCTATGTATTGGAATCCAAAATCAGGACCACAAACGGTAGAAATTGAAATTGTTGGAAATGGACAAGTTTTTTCCGCAAGATTAAAGTTAAACGATAAAGATGTTCGTCAATTCTCCGGTACCTGGACACCCGGAAGTCAAACGATTAAGACTAATGGATTTTTATTTGAAATATCTAAGTCTTTAGAAGGAAATTCTTTAGCTCAGTTCCAATCAGTTAAAGACTTTGAGAACGGCGTGGAACTGAGTTTTACGAAAGAGAAATAA
- a CDS encoding cytochrome c: MNKTYKVNSVSIPKFSKPVDIMEGKRLYQSRGCGDCHDANASGKTFIENPAIGTLSGSNLTTGKGGILSDRTDEELAIAIRHGVGKNGKALIFMPSTDFQGMTNEDVGKLIAFLRSLPGLDKAQGEVSPGPLGRFLFLIGEIPVLVSAEIINHEATHLANITPSVSLEYGKYVASTCTGCHGFNLKGGPIQGAPPEWPPAQDISKKGLTNYTESNFIQTIRTGKRPDGSEMKFPMPWKSLSQLTDTELKALWLFLQSIE, translated from the coding sequence ATGAACAAAACGTACAAAGTGAATTCTGTATCTATTCCTAAATTTTCCAAACCAGTTGATATCATGGAAGGAAAACGTCTTTACCAGTCGCGAGGTTGTGGCGATTGTCACGACGCTAATGCAAGTGGCAAAACATTCATAGAAAATCCAGCAATTGGCACTTTATCTGGCTCCAACCTAACAACTGGTAAGGGAGGAATTCTTTCAGATCGAACTGACGAAGAACTTGCCATCGCTATCCGCCATGGAGTGGGAAAAAATGGAAAAGCTTTAATATTTATGCCTTCTACCGACTTCCAAGGTATGACCAACGAAGATGTCGGAAAGTTAATTGCCTTCTTACGTTCTTTACCTGGATTAGATAAAGCCCAAGGAGAAGTTAGCCCAGGACCATTAGGTAGATTTCTATTTTTAATTGGAGAAATCCCAGTTTTAGTTTCTGCAGAAATTATTAATCATGAAGCAACTCACCTAGCGAACATTACACCATCTGTATCCTTAGAATATGGAAAATATGTTGCATCAACATGCACAGGTTGCCATGGATTCAATTTAAAAGGAGGCCCGATCCAAGGTGCTCCTCCAGAATGGCCACCAGCACAAGACATCAGCAAAAAGGGATTAACGAATTATACGGAGTCAAACTTTATCCAAACCATCAGAACAGGAAAACGTCCCGATGGTTCAGAAATGAAATTTCCAATGCCTTGGAAAAGTTTAAGCCAACTGACAGACACCGAACTTAAGGCACTTTGGTTGTTTTTACAATCTATTGAATGA